The Natator depressus isolate rNatDep1 chromosome 25, rNatDep2.hap1, whole genome shotgun sequence genome includes the window CACTGGCCCTGCAGAGGCAGCAGGAGTCTGGGCCCATGGTTGGGAGGGGTCAGGTGTGTGGTGCCCACGGTGGGGGCTGCTAGGAGAGGGGGCCGTGTGTCCCTACAACAGTCCAAGGGAGGCTGCTCTCCAGGGCACTGGGCCTTGCCCGGCATGGCATACAGCACCCAGGGAGAGGGGGGTCGGGGAGGAGCTGGGCGGGGTGGCGGAGTCTGCAGTGAGATGGTGCAAGGGAGGGCCAAAGGCAGGTGTTTGTGGCCGGAAGAGAgagccgggggggaagggggtgcacTGGCCCATGGGGCTCCTGAGCCCTTTGGCCcaagccccccgcctccccttcACCAGGCCCTGGGCGCCCTCAGACCCAACTCGCTAACCTCTGCCCTGGGCTCAGCATCTGCTCCTGCTTGGCGGTGGGGTTTGCCTGTTGTGATATCGGAGCAGAGGAAGGCCCATTTCCTTCCTGTGCCCAGGGTGCAGAGTCAGCGGCcgtgggctgggcaggggccatGCTCCGTCTTGGGCATCAGGAACTGGTGGGGCAGGGTACTACACCCTGCAAGCCCGGGTGCCCGGCCCCCTTCCCTGGGGGCAGCGGAAGGGAGCTCCATGCCACGCCTGCAGGCTGGCAGCAGTGCCCACGCTCGGGCCCTCTCCACCTCTGTGCAGGCCCTTCACACCCAGGCTAGTGCTGGGGCAACCCTGCAGCGGTGCCGAAAGGCCCAGCCTCCCCCTCGCTGTCCAGCGGGGCCTCCCTCCAGAGCTGggagccccccagcacccccactccgACAGGGACTCTCCCCAGTTAGCCCTCCTTGAGGGGGCTGCTCCAATCTCCATTGTCCTGGCCCTGCGGCCAGGCTGTGATGCCCCAGGACGGCATGGCTTTGCCCTGCCCGGGGGCCATGAAGCATCCCCCTGGGCCCTGCAGATGCCCCTCACTTGGCAGCACCCAGCGCAGGGGGATGCCAGattgaaaaacaaaagcaaagggaGAGTGGCGGAGAAGGGaggagcccagagccagcacaCAGCGCGGGATGGCCCGGTGAGGGCAGGGCtcccttcctgctccccaaacccGCTCCGGGCTCTCTAGCTACACCACAGAGCGTCCCTCCCCCACGCTGTGACAGCCTCGAGCCAGCAAGAGAGGAACTGCCTGTTTCTCCTCTGTCCAGCCGCCGCGTCGCACAGGCAGGGGAGCAGACGCAGCGGAGGGCGGGAGGCAGGCGACAGCTCAGGTACGGGGCAGGGCTCCATGGGGCAGGATGGGGACAGAGCCAGTGGGCAGGTGCCTCTCGCCCTGTGCCACCGAGCAGCGCGGGATGCCCGGGCTCACCTCTCCGTGGGGAGGTGTGAACGACCTCTGGGGAGCGGAGTGCCCGTTGGCCACAAGCCATCAGCCTGTCgaggcagagcagggccaggCGGCCCCATCCTCGCCCCTCAGCCAGAGCTTGCAAGAGGCTGGCACGGGGGGCCCTGCCAGTGGGGTTGAAGGGCAGAGGCAGCGTCGCGGCTGGGCCCTTCCCTGCAAATGGCCTGAGCGGTGAACACTTAGGAGACACCCACGAATGGCCCACGGGGGCAGCAGTAACCCTGCTGGTGCGGGCACCTCCGCCAAGCGCCCCCAGGGCTGGCAGTCTGCAGAGAGTCCCGCTGAGCTAAAGGGCTGGCGACCTGCCCATGCAGCTCTAGCGCTTAACCCCCAGCCCTGCAAAACAgctgcccctctgcccagcaTGGTCGTCCGCTAGAGAAAATGGGGCCTGGGGATGGGGCCGAGGCCAGGCCGGAGCGCGGACCCCCCGCCCCGCAGGGCTCCCTGTGCTCAGGCCGTGTCTCTAGCCCCATTTGCGCCGACCATCTTCAGCTCTGCTCtccgcccccacctccctcctctccccacaaagCCAGGGCATGTGACTCTGCAGAGCAGCTGCTTTCCCAGCTCTACTTTTCAGCCAGGCGCCCACTCCAAGCGGAACTCCACAGCCCAGTAGATGGGCACGACTACAGCCCGTGGCTGGGGCGAGGGGAGCCTGGGCTCCTGGGGGCACCCAGAGCGATACAGGGGAGCAGTTCccgcttctccccacccctcccgtTCCCTCCCACCACCTCCTTTGCATAATGGGCATGCAGGGGCTAGTGCTGCCTGGCCTGGGGCATAATGCACCAGGAGGCCCCACAGCGTCCTCTGGCCAGCGGGGGAGCCTGCACGGAGCAGCCCTGCCTGGGGCGTGGAGCAGATAGGACCGAAGGGGGGTTTGCCTCCCGCACCTCTGCGCTGCTGCGATGCCCCCCCGTTTACAGCCTGCTTGTGTCCTGCTTCCCAGCTAGGAAGATGCTGGCACTCCTGgcagccctgctcctcctgcGCAGTGCGCCGGCCGGCTGGGCGCATTGCTTGGGGTCTCCAAATTCAGGCTCCTGCGAGGTCCTGGGCCGGCTGGAATTCAGTAACACTTTGACATGCCTGAACCTCAGCAACTGTGGCATCAGGGAAATCAATGGCTCCGCCCGGCTGGGGGGGTCGGTCAAGATGCTGGATCTGTCCTTTAACCGCCTGCAGACCCTTCCCCCGGATTTCCTCTCCCAGGCGCACACTCTCAAGGAGCTTTACCTGCAGCACAACCAGCTGCGGGGGCTGCCCACTGAGTTCTTCAAGAACGCCTCCAGCCTGCTGCACCTGGTCCTGGACTGTGAGTGCGACGTGGTGGCGAGCGTCCTCAGCCACTGCATGGGCAGCAGCCCCACCAACAGCACGGAGCCCGCCTGCCACTGCCACTCAGCGCAGGAGGGACCCGTCAACGTCACCGCGTTCTACAGGCAGGAATGCCAGCCCCGGTGCGCGCTGCTCTGCGTGGCCCTCACCAGCTCAGTGCTGGccgggctgctgctggcggggggcCTGGCTGTGGCCTTGCTCCTGCTCAGGAGGAAGAGACAGGCCTCCGCCATCCACAGCAAGCGGGAATCCACCGCATCCGTCGCCCGCGGCCAGCCGCGCTACATCAGCCGCAATGCAGAGCCGGGCCCCGGCCAGGCCAGCAACTATGAGAACATCTTCATTGGCCAGCCAGGAGGGCAATACGAGTGTCTGGAGAGAAAGGGACCGCAGTACAGGTGAGCACCGACTCAGCATCCGCGGGGCCCTAGGTCCCCTTCCCTTGGGGCAGGCAACCTGGGAGGCTGCATGCAGGGGGAGCATGCAATGATAGACAGAGggggtgtgtctggggatggatagatggatgcatagatagatagatagagtgagGGAGGGGGTAGCCACCTGCCTTCCTCGCCGAGGGCTCATCAATCAGTTTGGGTTATTTAAGGTAAGAGCCACGTCTGGCTGGTTGGGCTCATGGGCTCAGTCCAGAGAGCACCTTAGAAACAGAGCCTCCACTGGATGGCTATTAACCCTTTAAACACTCTGGGAACCCAAGGAGGCACCAGCCAGTGTCCGGGGAAACATGCCAGACGTCGAGAGCCGGGTGAGCCACCTGGATGtgtctggggctgcagcaggctgAGGCTGGGTTCTGGTCTCACCCGAGATGTTTTATCAGAGCCGAGGAGGGTTTTAAGCAACGTCCTGGCtaattcctccccccctcccgggGCAGCACTGCCTTGGCAAATCCGCAAGGCCAGGGGATTCGGCCTGACTGGCAGGGGAGGGGTTAACCCTGCTGCTTTGCTGAAACCCGGGATGGTGAAAGAGAGCCTCCGATGAACTTAACAAATATGGGAAGTTTGGGGAGGTGGTTTGAGAACAACACCTCGCTCATGACTCTCAGGGCATGATGGgtgagccagtccctgcccctcagTCCCTATCACGGCACTTCatcccatcccccccgccccgccccagtcACATGTCATTCCACTTCCCACAAACCTAccactgcccccgcagctgctGCCTGGATTTGCCACAGAGAAATTCTTGCGACAAAGTCAGTTTCCGGGATAAAAAGACCAGAAGCTTGTGACCAGACTCCAGGCACGGGGGTGACACTCTCCTGTGCTAGGAGCCGTGGCCCCAGGGCTGCCActtctccaggagctggggccccGTCCGTTCCCTCCCATGCAGGCCGGGGCAGCGCTGACATGGAGCGGAAGGCCGGTCCGGGCGCtagccaggagacctgggctctgccACAGCCCCCCGCAGGCCCTAGGGGACGTCACCCCAGCTCCCCCTGAGCTATTAGCATGGCCCTGCCTCGCCGGGGCAGCGGCAGGTTGTGCACCGCTCAGACGCTGCAGTATAAACGCGTGTCGGCCCAGTTCTCTCCACTTAACCCCCGTCAATGGAGCCACCCCAGGCTGACCAGCCAGCCAGTGCCAGCCCAGGGGGGATTCAGACCCTGCGGGCGGAGCCCTTGGGGCTGGCACTGCCCTGGCGCACCGGCTGTCCCCAGGCGCTACGTGCAGGAGCAGGTGGCAGAGCCCCGAgcccactagctcctgagccgCTCCCCACTCCGGGAGGGTAACGCAGGGCCCTCTCCACTGCCTGTCGCAGAGCCCAGCAGCTGGTGGACGAGGAGTGTTACATGGAGACCGACACCGGCCACGGAGACCAGCCCATTTACGCCAACACCCAACAGCTGTACAGCAGCAGCGTCCCCGCACCCAGTGACGGCGAGGATGTGTACATCATGCCGGACAAATGAGCCCTCCACCCGCCCGCCTGGAggcaccccagcccctgctgtcTCTGGGGAGCGGGCTCGGGCAGCGGGGGGGCTTGGGTGCCACAGTCCCACGTTCAGCAGCTGTGACCATGTGTCACTCCCCAGGGAGGGGACTGCTGGGGTTCCCAATTAAAGCAAAATCCCCTGGCAATTGCTTCCCACTCTGGGTATTACCCTGCAGCCATGATCCAATTCAGCCCCATGGGAATGCAGACAGCTCAGGTttcccctgggggtgggagagggctggaatttcccctccccctacaGAGGGAGAGCTCCTCACGGGGTAGGGGAAGGGGATCCTACCCCTGCATCAGTCTGCAAATTCCTTCAGAAATAGCTCCCATTTCTCCTGCCAAAGTGCCTGGTTCTGCACCAGGCTGGCTGAGCCCCTGCTGGGACCCAAACACCAGCAATTTGGCCTCCATGGGGTTTCCTCTGCACCTGGGAACTGCCGGGGGGAGACACTTATGGAGGGGAGACAGCACACGGCCACCCCACGGAGCATCCAGCCACTCGTGCAGTGCTTGGGGGCTCACTAAGTAGCCCAGAGGACCCCTCAAGGGAGGGCAAAAGGGACACGGGCAGGACAGAGCCGATTCCCAGAGGAAGTGGGGCCTCACTGGAAAGGAGGGACCCAGAGCGCTGGGGCTCCAGGAATCGAGGGAGatgggcccagagcagggctcAAGGCAGCCAGGCCATGGTGTGTCGTGGGgattcctggggtgggggaccCGCCCGCTTTTGCTGTCTGTACCAAGCTCAATAAAGAGACTGTAGCCACGAGCCAGCGTGCTGCAGTGCCCACACTTGCAGGGTCAATAGCCACACTGCCCTCCAGACGGCCACAGGGgcctcccctcccacactggGGCAGGTCCTGCACTGACACACTGGGGCAGGTCCTGCACTGACTGGGCAAGGCTCTGTGCTGGGGAGCGGGGCCCCATTCATTCACCTTAGGGCCCAGGACCCCCCAGGGGCTCAGATCAGCACCCTGCCCCATTCCTATGGTCAGCATGTGGGGCAGCCCCCCTCTGGTGCACCTAGAGAGGACGAGCGGGGTGTGGAATCGGATTGGCTCCGCCGTGGCgcctggctctgtgcagggacCTTGGCCCTGCGGAAAAGCGTTGAACTtctggggctggagtcagggcaggtGGCAAGACTTGCTCAGTGCCGGGGGGCAGATCCCTGGCACCAGGTAGGGCCTGCACTGGGCCCGGGCCTCTTCTGGCCCCCACACCCTGGGTCTGACAGTCCCTGGCAGCCCTTCACCCCAAGCGGGTGGGAAACGCTGCCATTGTGGCCCTGCACTTCCACACACAGCCGCTGGGAGGCGCCAGAGACCATCTGCACCAGCATAGGGTCTAggggtggtttcagagtagcagccgtgttagtctgtagccgcaaaaagaacaggaggacttgtggcaccttagagactaaccaatttatttgagcctaagctttcgtgagctacagctcacttcatcggatgctggaGGTCTAGGGGTGGAGGCTGCTGGTCTAAGAGCTCGGGGGGGAAGACTCAGCACTCCTGAGCTTGCCCAgaagcccctgcccctgcaggtGCGGATTGTTTGGGCACAGGGTGACCCAGCTGAGGGCCCGGTGAGCTGAGCGCGTCACACGCCGGTGCAGCTGAGGGCCCCGTCCCACCCCCACGGGCTCTACCACACCTCGCTCCGAGGAGCTATTATGGGATTTATACCGGggttatttttaaaggcaaagcttctttctgcttccccctgcccccacacagggCCTCTCCCATCCCTTCACAGATCTCTTCTCTGAGGTCAGACGCTTCCTGGCCTGGAGAGAAGCTGCAAGCCACAGCTCATGGGTTAGAGCTGCAGCACGCCTGGCcaagccgggggtgggggaatgggaccTTGCAGGCTGCGGAGGAGGGGGCACGAGGGACGCACTGTCCCCTTGCCAGAGGTGCACAACTGCACAGAGCAGAGTCGGCCACCGACAGCCACGCCCGGCGCACTGGAAGGAAAGGAGGGTGACGCCCCAGCCCTGGTGCACGGATGGGATGGCAGGAGAAAGAAcctgctggggtggaggggggccgTGCAGAGCCTCCCTCATCCCCGCTCAGTATGGCTCTGTCCCTTGCTGGGGCCCTGCACACACTGAGCCAGTCTGGGGCTGCCAGCAGTGACCACGGAGCTCCTCTCTGCGCCAggcccagggctgagggcaaagagcccagggaggtgggggaacatCCCAAGAGCCGGGGAAAGGGAACAGGCCGGGCGTTCGAACAGTGGCTCTTCCAGTGCAAGGTTCTGGGCCATGGATCTCGCCcggctccagccagccccagggacCTGCAGGGGCTCCCGGGTCACGCAGGGCCTGGCCACAGACTGCTCCCAGACAGAACCCTCCAATTCACCTCGCCAGCCACTAAGGGCTGATGGGATAACGCCCGGAGCCCTGCCGAAGGTCTTCCAGGCACCAGGCTTGATTCTCCGCTCGCCCCTGTGTGCCAGGGACACTGCTGCGGTGAGGCTGGGCAAGTGAATCGCTCCAgctgtgtgggaggggcagggagtcagGCATGGTGGGCGAAGCGGGAAGCCGAGGGGGATCCACCGGGTGGGCtgagccccacagagcccccGTATCTCTTTACGAggcctgggcctggctccccttGCAGCCTGCCCTTGGCACTGCCCTGTAGCCAGGCTGAGCAGCCCCATGCAGGCTCCCCACAGCGGAAGTGGCACGGCGCCCTGGCAAATAGTTGGCTGGATCTAACCCTTGCAATCCTgggaccagctcagtgaatgcCCGGGAGGCgggcaggactgagtggacacgTAGCAAGTTGAACATTAGTGACCCTGGTGCCCGCCCCGGCACTGCCATTTCCCATAGCACAGGCCCCAGGCCTCACCGTGGCTGGTCTCTGCTGCACCGACGGGTCTGCGTGGAGCTGCTGGAACGAGGCCGAGGGCATGAATCCGAGGCTGCGCGCCGATGTCGTGGTACGAGGGCTGCTCCTGCTGGAGCAGAAGGAGCTATTAGCGCTGGGCTATGTCACGGACTAAGGGTCATGTAGGCATTGGGCACTAGCTGGTCTGAGCCCACCACCTCGGACCACGCCAGCATCACCTCTGCACCCGGGTCCCAGAACCCCGGACgcttcttccccccacctcaaTGGGGACGATGTGGCGATCGTCCCCCGGGGCCTGTCCCACACTCACCCGGCGGATTGAGTACGGGCACTCTGGACCTGAGGCCCCGCCTTCCCCCACGGGCCTGGCCTGGTGGTCCCTTCACCCTGGCACAGCCCTCTGGACTGCGGCCCCAGGGCCCAGCGGTGCCCCCTCTCGGTGGGCTCCCACCCAGTTGACACCCCGCGGGTTCTGCTTGGCTGCCATTTCCTTCATCTTTAGGCCTGGCACCACCTTGTgtcccttttggccacagtaattacatttcagatCCCTCGAGTCCCATGAGGGGGGTTGGCCTACCCCGGCATTCCCAGGCACCCCTGggttgggcttcctggagtcccaccttTGAGAGGTCTCTgggtgactccccttctgagtccctgatgcgggtctccctcctgcctccGATCTGCTGTCCACAAACTCATCTGCCAGGGCCCCTGCACTGTGCAGATCTTTGGGCTTCTGGTTCGCTAACCACATCTTActgtctggagggcagatgtcctACAGCATCTCCAACCCCCACCAGGTGATACACGTCCCCTGCGGTCGTGGCCCCTGCGCCCTTCCCCCACTTGcggagatattcccccagcaggtgggcgacctccttgtaagtgacacctgaGGTCTTGCGCACACCCCGGAATCGTTTCCCGTATGCCTCAGGGGTCAGTTcaaatgatagatagatagagggggtgtgtctggggatggatagatggatggagagatagatagatagagggggtgtgtctggggatggatagatggatggagagatagatagatagagggggtgtgtcTGGGGATGTTCAGCAGgaaagcctgtttgaacaggtcatagtcccccgtctcaataccatccatttggctgaatgcctctatggccttgggacccagcatgGGGGTCAGAAAgcggagcctgtctgcagggtcagtCTGGTTCAGATCACAAGCCTTCTCAAAGGCTGTGAGATAGGCATCAATATCTCCCACCCCCCTCCTTGAACTGGGCAGCAGTTTGGTGTCTAGATTCCCCACAACACTGGCATCTCGGGGCCCTTCCCCACTTACCCCCCGGCAGGCCCTCTTGGCTCGCTGCTCCTCCAACTCCAACTCATGCTTCCGCTGTTCTGCAGAGTCctctcgttctctctctctgtccgcCCGTCTCTGCTCCTCCAGATCCAGTCTCTGCAGCTGCACTAGTGGGGACCCTGACTGGGGCCCGCCTGTGCTGACTGGGGACTCAGGTCTGATACACTCCCGGTTGCTACCCAGACTGCCCCCCCAGCTACTCCCCGGCTCTCTGGGCACCCCGGGAGCCCCCCTGGGGTCTGGAGCCTGTTCCTCAGACTGATCATTCTCTACAAGCTGAGCCATCAGCTGCTCTTTAGTGAGCCTCCCCACGctcagccctctctccctgcacagacGTGCCAGGTCCCTCGCACGGAGCTGGTTCTAGGCCATTTCCGTGCGGGTTCCTTTCAATTCCCTCGTTTTATTGCTGGCCGCCGCTCACTGCCACGCGCCTGCGCTTGCAGCCAACTGTCTACAGGGCGCATCCACGAGCCATCCTTTGCTACCACGTTGTCACGGACTCACAgatcgtgcccactcttggccccgtgAGGTCTATGGGGGGAATCcccttcagtgagacagcccttcTCGAGGGTCAACTCTCTCttgggggttaagcccctccacctcctggagctgcacctcatagaatcctagaatctcagggttggaagggacctcaggaggtatctagtccaaccccctgctcagagcaggaccaatccccaacctcTCTGAGGCTTAGCACACCTGTCTCTGccatgggccccctcagggaatccactcgctctggacccccggggcctccactcccagagggaataatgccaccctgttctctagactggagtgactctcagccagcataacacgggagggtttattgagcatctgaccccagcataggaaactctcagggccctcaggcctggcctccctcagcacagcacatccaagtctcccctgcatccacgtgggctctgcctgctccctcttgccagcccagagcccccctgcttcccagccggGCATCTGATATCTCGGCCCCAAGCCccgcctctgtccattgtcttctctccaggtaaacggggtggcctgggcccctctcttctcttctgtcctctggcccctctggctggaaccagcTGGTCAGGTCACGGGGGTCTTCTCTccgcagcccattgtcctcccgcTGGCCAGACCTGGCTGCgactcctgagctgggcctcccggtcaccgggtcaccagtcgctggggtctcccttctccaggccattggctggggtcccaagttccctcgctggtcctctgtaacaacaaactccctctcccatcacctcattacaccagtaacacccagggaaactgagtcccaccccccctgcatgcaaaccattggaaaacaaggaaaaacaagaaaatccTCCATGTGGTCACCGGCTAACTTCCCCATGCAATGGACTGCCAATGCCATGAGAGGCCtgtgccagccctgggctctgcccaCAGGCTCCGCCCTGCCCAAGCAATACCTGGGAGTGCCCAGGCTGGCTGGTGGGGGCGGCAGCCCCACTTGCACTCTGCCCTCACACAGCATCGCATCTGGAGTCACCATGGAGCCTGCAAGGGAGCCCtaccgcccccccagctctgtggggcagggctgttcTGCAGTGTGCCACCCGCTCCGGGTCCCTGTTTCCCAGGACGCCTAGCGGGGCAGCCCTGCCACACGTCAGAGCAGAGACTCCAGGGGaagcagagaggggaaatggcagGTGCCCAAGGGCTCTGCCTgccccagggcagagcaggggacagcATGGGACCCGCACTGAGCCTGCCCTACCGAGCCCACCACAGGGGATTTGTGCCCAGCGTGCCGCGGGGCGAGGGCTTGTTCGGCTCCCGGGGGCGAAGCCGCCGGCAGTGCCAAAGAACAGCCCCGACCCAGGAAGGCCTTTCACGCCGGGGTGGGGCCGGGCGACTCGCTGCAGAAGTCCAGCGTTTGGCACAAAgcttctgcccccagctccctccatACGATGTCACCGTGCCGCGCGGGCACAGGCCTGCGTGTGACCTCACACTCGTTACCATGGCACCCCCCGGGCAGAGCTGCCTCTGGACGGTCTAATGGAGAGACCGCCGGGGGCCGCCCAGCTCAATTCCTGCCACGGGCCCGCGGGCCAAGGAGCCTAGTCGCTCTGGGGCGGAGCCTTCTGCACTAGCTTCTGCGGCGAGGGGCACCAGGGACGTACCAGGAGCCTTGGCCCAAAGCAGGCATCACCGGCACACTGCCGCTGGTCTTGGCACAGAAGGGACGGTGAACTCTGGTGCTCCCACCTGGCCCCGGGCCAGCGTGTCACTCAGAACTGGAGCTGAGAACATGATGCTGCGTCTTAGCTGAGGCTCAAAGTGAAACCATCCCCAGCTGCAGCGTCGTGTGACACAGCAGGGCCGTGCAAATGTAACGCCGAGGttgattgaacctgggacctctggagcttagtgtatgagcctctatcgcatgagctaaaagccaaccgcctgttagctaaggctgtatgGCAGACTCATTAACCTTTCTCTCAGTGGCCTGATTCCTATTTACCCCTGCGCAGAATGGGGGCACACAGCACTGCCCCACGTCCCCCGGGCAGAATGGGGGCACACAGCACTGCCCCACGTCCCCCGGGCAGAATGGGGGCACACAGCACTGCCCCACGTCCCCCGGGCAGAAGGGGGGTGCACGGCACTGCCCCACGTCCCCCGGGCAGAAGGGGGGCGCACGGCACTGCCCCACGTCCCCCGGGCAGAAGGGGGGCGCACGGCACTGCCCCACGTCCCCCGGGCAGAAGGGGGGCGCACGGCACTGCCCCATGCTGCACAGCCAGGAGCAATGGTGCCTGGGGGCGGGGACAGCATTTCCTCCttgggctgcaggggcaggggtgcAGTGCAGGAACCTGGCCCTGGCACCAGGTCTCCTAGTCCCacgggcacagggaggggaaggagacgAAACGGGGGAAGGGAGTGCGAGGCAGGCAGGGTTGTCTTCTGCAGCGAGCCTCCTGAGTGGACAGACAGTACAGCAGGTTGGGGCAAGCCAGGCAGGGCCTGTGTTAGCTGGCCAGGTCCATGATCACCCCCGGCTGAGCGTCGAGCTGTCCCCGTGAGCTGGGAGCACTAAGGCTGCCCTGCTGAGCGCTGCCACAGGAAGGCCAGGTGCCCTGGGCTTGACTTGCTTTCCGTTGTATTTGGGGCTAGCTGCTGGGGGCCCGGGAAATGCCGGGGGCCTGGGAAACACCGGGGCCAGTAGGGGGCAAACAGGGTGCAGGCTCCTTCGCACTCTCCAGTCACaacccagtgtggggcagggcccTGCCTTCACACCTGGCAGCCGGGGCTGCCTTTAGGCCAGGCCAGCGGGTTACGAATGACAGGCTCGGCAGCATCCCTGGGACAGCCCAACTCTGCGCCCGTCCCTTGGCCTTTGAAACACGTCCCGTGGAGCCTCAGCCCTCCCGGGCGCCAGGAGCAGACGTggcagtgcgggggagggggccgggctcCAGGGAGCCGTGCGGAGGGCGCACTGCATTCGCCTTCATGGGCAAAACCGCTGACACCTCCAGCACCTTGGCACCTGGGAGGGGCCGCCCGCCTCAGCAGGTGATTGCTCAGCCTTGCAAAGGGGCCCCCGGGGAGC containing:
- the LRRC25 gene encoding leucine-rich repeat-containing protein 25 isoform X1; the encoded protein is MHQEAPQRPLASGGACTEQPCLGRGADRTEGGFASRTSALLRCPPVYSLLVSCFPARKMLALLAALLLLRSAPAGWAHCLGSPNSGSCEVLGRLEFSNTLTCLNLSNCGIREINGSARLGGSVKMLDLSFNRLQTLPPDFLSQAHTLKELYLQHNQLRGLPTEFFKNASSLLHLVLDCECDVVASVLSHCMGSSPTNSTEPACHCHSAQEGPVNVTAFYRQECQPRCALLCVALTSSVLAGLLLAGGLAVALLLLRRKRQASAIHSKRESTASVARGQPRYISRNAEPGPGQASNYENIFIGQPGGQYECLERKGPQYRAQQLVDEECYMETDTGHGDQPIYANTQQLYSSSVPAPSDGEDVYIMPDK
- the LRRC25 gene encoding leucine-rich repeat-containing protein 25 isoform X2, which codes for MLALLAALLLLRSAPAGWAHCLGSPNSGSCEVLGRLEFSNTLTCLNLSNCGIREINGSARLGGSVKMLDLSFNRLQTLPPDFLSQAHTLKELYLQHNQLRGLPTEFFKNASSLLHLVLDCECDVVASVLSHCMGSSPTNSTEPACHCHSAQEGPVNVTAFYRQECQPRCALLCVALTSSVLAGLLLAGGLAVALLLLRRKRQASAIHSKRESTASVARGQPRYISRNAEPGPGQASNYENIFIGQPGGQYECLERKGPQYRAQQLVDEECYMETDTGHGDQPIYANTQQLYSSSVPAPSDGEDVYIMPDK